A single window of Salvia splendens isolate huo1 chromosome 8, SspV2, whole genome shotgun sequence DNA harbors:
- the LOC121745916 gene encoding predicted GPI-anchored protein 58, whose product MLLEQLPTSSSSSSSAAGSEDRRTSPRAQVESPSPSSQPPPQTSVAAPYPEIDEEAQRCLTRILRSMPSEMDIATVYATVKARLRISLSKDRATTSISENPPRPLPSAFQRQAPLRTPEPTPVAPLVQYSRDESGEEGGAQPAAIPTEEALSVPPPHREGTTAPNAPTPPSGGGSTPLLS is encoded by the coding sequence ATGTTGCTTGAACAACTCCCaacttcatcctcctcctccagtTCCGCTGCCGGTAGTGAGGACCGGAGAACCTCGCCCCGAGCCCAAGTAGAAAGCCCTAGCCCATCTTCTCAACCACCACCGCAAACAAGTGTCGCTGCTCCATATCCCGAAATAGATGAAGAAGCCCAACGGTGCCTGACCAGAATCCTCCGGAGTATGCCCTCCGAGATGGATATCGCGACAGTTTATGCCACCGTGAAAGCCCGCCTTAGAATATCTCTATCAAAGGACCGAGCCACAACTTCCATATCAGAAAATCCTCCCCGACCCCTTCCATCTGCCTTCCAAAGACAAGCCCCCCTTCGCACCCCTGAACCTACGCCCGTCGCCCCCCTGGTACAGTATAGCAGGGACGAGTCTGGAGAAGAGGGAGGGGCGCAGCCCGCCGCCATCCCGACCGAAGAAGCACTGTCCGTGCCGCCGCCACATAGAGAAGGCACGACAGCTCCCAATGCTCCGACGCCACCAAGTGGCGGAGGCTCAACTCCCCTACTCTCCTAG